The Akkermansia sp. RCC_12PD genome contains the following window.
CTTTTTCCGTTGTCTCATGGAACGGATCTGCGCCATTTTTTCACATTACCGTAGAATCTCCCTCACGGAAGTGTGCCTGCGGAGACTGGCGCGGCAGACTGTTCCGCTGCACCGCGTCGTGGTGGCGGACAACGGGGCCGGAGACGGCACCTTGGACGGTGTGAAGGAACAGGCGGCGGCCGGGGCCTATCCGTTCATACTGGAAGTGATTGACATGCCTGGGAATACGGGTAATGCCGGCGGCATAGCGCGGGGACTGGAACGCGCTTTTTCCTTCCCGGATGTGGATGCCGTCTGGATTTTGGATGACGACTCCTGGCCGGAGCCGGACGCTCTGGCCTGTCTTTTGTCCCATAAGCCCGGAACGGACGGCATGGAATGGCCGTGTGTCAGGGTCTGCAAGGTAGTGGACCTGGAGCAGGACGGAGAACTCTCCTGGCCCATGGTGCTTGTGGACGAAAAGGATGGACGGCGTATTCATGTAACAAGTCGCGACACCCTTCCGGATGCCCCTTTCCTTCTGACCGGCGGAGCTTTCCTGGGAGCCCTTGTTCCCCGTGAAATCCATGACAAGGTCCGGGGGCCGACCGCCGGGCTTTTTATCCGCGGGGAGGATGAGGAATACCCGTGGATCATTTCCCACGCCGGATTCCGCACTTACCTGGTCAGCGGCTCCATTCTCCACCATCCGCGTCCCGCCACCGGGCTGGTGCTCGTGGAAGTGGGAGGCAAGGCCTTTTACTATGAACCGGGACTGGATGCGTGCCGCCTTTACTACAAGGTGCGCAACTGGGCATGGCTCCAGAGGTTCAAACATCCGCATTCCCCCCTCTTCAGATGGGCGGCATGCGCCGGATATGCAGCCTTGTGCGGAGTGCTCATCGCAGTATATAACTCCTGGAGCCCGTCCAAATTCAGGGCCGTATGCCTCGGGGTGTATCGTGGCGCCTGCGGACGGCTCGCCGGGCCGGATGAATAATTCCTTTTACTCCGTCATGCCTGCATGCCGAATTTCCGTTTGATCTCCGGAATGGAATAATTGACCAGAGTCGGCTTGCCCGCCGGGGTGCAATACGGAACTTCGCAGGCCAGCAGCTCCTTCAGAATGGCCGGAGCGCGGTGGGGGGAAATGCGTTCCTTCCAGGCGGACTTCTTGGCAATCTCCGCAATGAACGTTTCATACGCCATGCGTTTGGCGTTGCGGCTGAACTCGGACTGGGTGAGGCGGTCCACCAGCTCCAGCAGGAACGCCTTGGCGTTGTCCAGTTCCAGCAGGGCCGGAATGGACTCTATCCTGATGGTATTCTGGCCGAAGGGCGTGACCGTCAGCCCCGCTTGGTCAAAATGGGGCGCAAACTGCTGGATGACGGCGAAATCCCGGGGGTCCAGGTCCAGCATCACCGGATCGAGCAGATGCTGGGAAGGCATGGGGGCCTGCCTGTGGGCCCGCAGCCGTTCAAAAATGATGCGCTCCCGCGCAGCCTTGGGATGCATCAGCACCAGGCCTTCCGGCGTCTCGAACAGGGCGAACTGCTGGTGCAGAGTCCCCAGATACTTGAAATCGGCGGAAAGATCCTTTTCCGTCCTCCTTTCCGTACCTGGCGCGGCATCTGGCCGGGAACACGCCTTGTCCTGAAAATCCAGGCGTCCCTGAGTAGGGGGCACCTGTCTCAGGGAAATGGGCCGGGCAGGGGAAATCGGAGATGTTTCCGATGTCCCCTGAGGCCGCTCCATTGGTGAAGTAAAAACCGGAATTTTGGGCGGGGAAATGGTTACGGGAGAAGGGACCATTGTCTCAAATTCGTTTCCGGCGGGACCGGGCGGCGGGAATGGCTCGGAAGGCTGTTCGTCCGGTGTCGGTGCGGCTGGGAGGGGGGCCTGCCGGGCATGGCGCTGCAGGGTATTGGCAATCGCCTCCACAATGGTATTCACCACATCGGCGGCGCGTCGGAACCGCACCTCCTTCTTGGCGGGGTGGACGTTCACGTCCACCAGGGCAGGCTCCACCTCCATGTACAGGAACAGGGCCGGATGCAATCCCGTGGGGAAGCCCCCGTAACCGTCGCGGATGGCCCGGTTGATCAGTTGGTCTTCCACCGGGCGGGTGTTCATGAACACATACTGCCCTTTTCTGGTGCGCCTGGCCTCGGAAAGCGGAAGCAAGTACCCGCTGACGGAAATGCCGGGGCCGGTGGTGGCCTCTATCGGAATCAGGGCCGCCGCCGTGGCGGGGTCCGTCAGGGCGGAAATGCGCACCCGCAGGTCCGTGGTGGCCGGAAGATCGAACACCAGCTGGTCGTCTCTCCTGTAGGTAAAGCGCACCTGGGGGAATGCCAGCGCATGGAGGCGTATCTGGTGTTCAACGTGGGAAGCCTCCGTTTCCGCGGACTTCAGGAACTTGCGGCGTGCCGGAGTATTGTAAAACAGGTCGGCCACCTCAATGGCGGTGCCGGGAGACACCCCGGAGCTCCGGGGTTCGTACTCCATCCCGCCGTCAATCCGCACTTCCCAGCCTTCCAGGGCCTGCTGCTGCCTGGTGCAAAGCTTGAAGCGGGAAACGCTGGCGATACTGGGGATGGCCTCTCCCCGGAAACCCAGATGGGTGATTTCAAACAGTTCCTCCAGGGAGGAAAGCTTGCTCGTAGCGTGACGCTTGGCACAGAGACTGGCGTCTTCACGGCTCATGCCGCATCCGTCGTCCGTCACCCTGATCAGGCCCACACCTCCGCGGCGGATTTCCACCCGCACGGACTTGGCCCCGGCGTCCAGGCTGTTCTCCACCAGCTCCTTGACGACGGAGGCCGGCCGTTCCACGACTTCGCCCGCCGCCACCTGGCTGGCGAGAGTGGGAGACATGACATGAATGGTCGGCATGGGTGAAGTAAAGTAAAATATTGATGATGAAAAACTCAGCCGCCGGCAACGATGGAGACCACTTCTACCGTATCCCCCGGAACAACCGTAACACGGGAAAAATCCCGGGGCAGGAGTGCGGAACCGTTGTGTTCCACCACCACTGGATTTCCCTTCATATTCAGGAGTTCCAGAAGCCGTATGACGGAACAGGGTTCCGCCAGAAAATAGGGGACGCCGTTCAGGATAATGCTGTCTTGGGCGGTCATTGCGTTCACACTATAGCACAGCGTGCCGGAAAAGCCAGAAACATACCTTGCGAATGGCGTAAAAAGTTCCTGTTCAAGGAATAAGATAAAAAGAAAACTGGCATCGCGTACGGGACTCGAACCCGTGTTGCCCGCGTGAAAGGCGGGAGTCCTAGACCGCTAGACGAACGCGACTTGAACCGGTTTTTGCAACATCTTGGAGGCGGGAGCGGGAATCGAACCCGCGAATGACGATTTTGCAGACCGTTGCCTTACCACTTGGCTACCCCGCCGCTGATGCTGTGCGCGGATACTAGGAGAAAGGTCTTCCGGTGTCAATCTTGTTTTTGGAAAAGATACCTTGTTTTTTAGCGGAAAGCTTCTGAAAAAAGCCCTTCATTTTTTCATGGGCGGCATTTTTGATTCACGAATGCCTCCCAGCCCTGCGGTGAGGTCGAGGGGCATCAGCCGGATTTCCCGTTTCTGTTCATACAGGACCTTGACGCCCACATGGCTGTAATCTTCCGGAAAAGTGCAGGTAATGGGACGGGATATGGTGCCGTCGCCGAAAAAATAAACGGCATTTTCCGTCTTTACGGAAATGGACCGGTTTTTTTGGTCAAAAAATTCCATGCAGGTATAGGGAAATTCCTCAGGATAGGACAGGATGATGGTCCATTTTCCTTTCTCCACCTTGCGGGCCGCGGTAAGGGTGACGCGGTGCATGGATTCCATGTTCGCTATGTCATCGTCGTTCGTAAGAAAGGGAGGAAATGACAGGAGGATGTCGCACGATTCCCCTTCTTTCAAAGCAAGGTCTTCCGCTGGAAGGGAAGACAGGTGCGAGCACATGAGTGGCACCTCTCCTTTGATATGTATCCAGCGGGTTTCGGGAGGGAGGGGAGTTTCCAGGGAAATGCCCAGGTTGAACGTTCCGGATTCTTCCTTCCGGTTGTAGGAATCCAGAGTGATATAAATGCATCCTATATTCAAGAGCGTTCCTGAAGAATTCCGGATGTCCAGATTCCCCCCCTGCATTCTGATATCCGGAAGGTACAGCTTCTTTTTGGCGTCCAGAACAGCCGGGGCATTTTGATAGCTGATCTTTAAATTGAAAAAAAGGAACTCGCGGGAGGTGTCCAGCGGCGCCAGTTCTACCCCGCTTCCTTTCAGAACGGGGATCGGTTTTCCCCATGAAAGGGAGAAAACGGAAAAAACAATCAGTGAAAACAAGAGCTTCATGGATTCATTTTCTTTAAGGGTGAGGCACTTCCGTCAAATCCGATGTTGAAGTTGACAGGTATTTCCGTTGTTCCGCTTTCATCAAAATACGAAAGCGTCACCAGGAGGGTTCTGGTATTTGGCCGGAACAAATAGATAAGACGCAGAGGCTGTTCGTTTTCCGCATTTTGTCTGACAGGGATCTCCATCATTTTAGGGTGAAAAGGCGTTCCGTCGGGATACTGGAAAGTGATGGAATGCAGAATGACCGGACTATTGCTTCCGATATCGACGGAAAACAACGGGCTGTTCGCCTCCTGTCCGGCTGATGAAATCCTGAGATGGATGGGATTTCCGGTTTTGGGATGCCGAATGATGGACGGAGCTTCTTCAAATTCAATTTCCTGAGCCGGAAATTTCAGCACCTTACGGCCCATGGGGATGGAAATATTCCCTGAAATCCGTATCCACTCGGCTTGAACACTGGGAAGGGAATTCGTCTGGATGCTCAGCTCCGCTTTTCCTTCCGGGGCATGGAAGGAATCATTTTCGTAGGACAATTCGGGAATGACCCGCACGTTCCGGATGCCGAGCTTTTTTCCCGTGGAATCAACCACTGCCAGACCACGTGCATCTGGGGGCGTCAGGGGAACCCCTCCACCGGAGCAGGACAGCTTGAAGGACAGCGTCAGGGATTTGTCGTTTTTCTGATGGACAATCCTCATTTCCGAGAAGACGAGACTGTCCCGCGGCAAATCTTTTTCCCCGTCCCCGGCGGGGGACGAAAGGGAGGCGCAGAGAAAAAACAGGAGGAATGCGGTTGTTTTCATAGGATATTTTCGTAGGGAAGGGGCAGTTACCTGGCCGATGGCGCCTGTCTCTTGCTGAGAGTTCCCGCCAGGCCGACGGTCAGGTTGAATGGGAGGCTTTTATTTTTAAACTTATCGGGATCTATGTAAAGAATTCTGGCCTGCAGGCGTGAGTAGGCTCGCGGAAAAACGCATTCCATAGAATAACCGGCCCCTCCCCCTCCCGCAAAAGCGCTGCGGGGCCTTAAGGAAAAGAGGACATGAAGTCCCTGTTCATCAAGGAGTTCCAGACCGTAAAAACGGAAGGTAGCGATGGCACTCAAATGGATTTTCCATAATTGGGAATTATTTCTGTAGGTTTGCAGAAGTTCCGCTCCCAGGGTAACAGTTTCGCTTTTGCATATTGCCAGGTCCGCTACCGGTCCTTCCGGAACCATTTCACTGTCTATTGCGGAAAACTCTTCCTCCATGCCATCCCTCCAGAAAAGTTCTCTGGGAATTGAAGAGGAGAGGGAACAGCAGCGAAGTGGAACATTTCCGCGGATATGTATCCATTTGGCGGTTTTGGCGGGGAGTTCCTTGAAAAAAAGAATCACATGGAACTGGTTGTCCGGACAATCTTCTTCATCTACTTGGAGGAAGTTTTTTCCAACTATCATCAAATTGTCGGGAAGAAGTCTTTTCCCTGTTGAATCAACGACATTCAGCAGAAGGTAGGCTTTTGGCGGGAATTCCATGATGGATTCTTTTGCCGTGTGGGTGACGCTGCATGTAATTTTCATGCAGGGAACATCATTGTCGGTAATAATTTCAAGAGATTCAAATTCCATGTGCGCTCCCTCAAGGGCGGGAGGCGGATCGCCGAAGGAGCAGGGAAAAAGGAAAGCAATCGCCAGGTACAGTAACATTTTCATGGAGGGAGCCGGTTTGTCAATGGTTCTGGAAAATTTCCCCTCCCAGGCTGACGCGGCAATGGATGGGGAGTTTTTCCGGCTGGAGGTTTCCAAAATAGGAGAGATGGAGCTGCATAGTGGTTTCTTCCTCCGGAATGTTGAAGACGAAACATTCCGGAAGTGTCTTCTCGAAAAGACGGAGGCTGTTGAATTTTTTATAGGAGGCAGGCGGTGTATTCCCTCTTTGGGGTGCAGTCAGGGAAAGGGAATGAATGGTAAAAAAATCCGGGGCGCGAATGAAAAGCTTCCATGCCAAATGGGGACCGCCCCATGATGCCAGATAATGGCATGCCCGGATATGGACGGAGTTATCCCCGACGATCTCCTTTTTTTCCGGAAGGGAGAAATGAATCTCCTCTCCATTTACGGTAAGACCGGAAACCGGGGCCTGGCGCACTTCCGAGGCCATCAGCAAAGGAACGTGTCCGGATATTTCCACCCAGGCGGCCTGGGCGGATGGAGGGGTATCCGTTTCAATGGAAATGGCGGCTGCCCCGTTCCAGCCCATGTTGTCTTTTCTTTCCTCCTCCGAGTCCAGGACGGGATCTACAAAAATGCGTGACACCCGCAGTCTCTTCCCCTGGGAGTCCGTGATCTTCAATCCTTCCGTAGTGGATGGCGAGAAAGGTATCCTTTTCCCGGAAAAGAACGCCAGGAAATTGAAAGTAATCTTTTGGCGGCGGCCTGCTTGTTCCAGCAGAAAGCCGCAAAACTTCACAGGCTTCCCGTCCTCCGTTTTTTCTGGAGTACCGGAGGCATGGCAGGGGAAAATACCCGCAAGAATCATGAACAGCAGGATGATGGGCTTCATAAATATTCAGTTGAAAAGATGCGGTTATGTTAGGGTTCTGTTTTTCCCTTGTTGAGTGATCCCCCTATTCCCAAACTCACGTCGACGGATACGTGTCTTGTTTCAAAATTGCGCGGATCAAGATACAGAATCCGCACCTTCAGTTTTTCATGAGAGCGCGGAAGAACGAGATATTCATAGGTGGAGGTTCCTCCTCCCCCGCTGGCGCTGAACCCGCAAAGAGAGGGCGGCATGCCGACGGGGACGGGCCGTCCCTGCATGTCTTCCAGTTTCAAATCCCGGTACCGGAAATCGGTGGGGTAGGCCAGCAGGAATTCCCAGACGTCGGTACCATCCCGGCCGCCGTCCACGTCTTTCCTCTTCTTCACGGATAATGTCAGGAAACTCATCCGGGAGGGGTCGGCCACATCATCCTGCAGAGCGCTGTTTTGCGGAAGAGGTATTTTTACCTCTTCCGGGTGAAGTAGATCAACCTCTGCCGGATCCGTGGATGAATATTCCGTACAGGTGACGGGCACATCCCCCCGAATGCGCAGCCACTCCGCGTCTTCCGGGGGCCATTCGGAAAACGAGAATTGGATAATGAACTCTTTGTCCTGATTCAGTCCCTTTTCTGCCTTCATGGAAATCAGAATATTGTCCGGCGTATAGGTCTTTCCCGTGGAATCCGTAATGGAAAGGCCGGGAAATGGTTTCCCGGATGCAGGGATGATGCTGGCTTTCCCCCGGTATGTCCCGTCCAGGGTCACCATGCAGTATTTCTTCTTTTCCGTGTGGTCTGTCCCGGTCAGGAAAGATGCGAACTCCGTCCGTGAGCCTTGCAGCAGGGGAGTATTGTCAGCAGACGCGGCCACGCAGGAAAGCGGCAGAAACAGCAACAGGTATTTCATAGGGAATGGGTGTTGGATGAGAGAGGAACAGACAACGGAATCCGGTAGCTCCGCCTAAGGAAAAATCTGGATCATGGCATGTTCTCCGGGGTGTTTGGGGGAGGGCGCTTGGTGGCAAGCCGGAGGCGGGAAGAACGTTTTTATTTAGCCGCAGGGACTTTTTCCTTGTTAAGGGGGCCTCCCATTCCCACGCTGGTGTCAACAGGCACTTGCCTGATTTCAATGTAGCGGGGATCGGCATGCAAAATGCGCACTTTCAGTTGTTCATAGGGGCGGGTAAGGGTGAAATATTCGGAGCGTGTCGTTCCGCCGCCGCCGCTGCACAATCCTCCGGAAAAACGTTTGAAGGGAATGGGCCGCCCTTGCATGTCTTCCAGTTCCATGCCGCAGTAGCGGAAGCTGTCCCGGTGGCCCAGGCTGAATTTCCATTGGAAGCCTTCCTCTTCCTTACCCTCCCACTTCTCCACGAATAATATCAGGGTCTCCGTTCGTGCCGGGTCTGCAATGTCGCTCTGCGGGATGTCATTCCCCACAACGGGAATTTCCGTTTCTCCCGGGTGAATCAGATCGACCTCCACCGGATCCAGGGAGGAAGCTTTGATGCACACCACGGAGACATTCCCCCGGATGCGTAGCCATTCCGCATGTTCCGCCGGCCATTCGGAAAGAGAAAAGCGCAGATGGAACTCTTCTTCCCGATTCCACTCTTTTTCCCACGCCGGCTCAATCAGAACATGATTCAATGCATAGGTTTTTCCTGTGGAGTCCGTGACGGAAAGATCGAAAGGCCTTTCCTTGGATATGAAGACCACACTGAGGTGTTCCAGAGGCCTTCCCTTCAGGGACAATATGCAATAAGGCTCCTTGGTCGTACCGTTGACTCCCAGGGAGAAGGAGTTGAATTCCAGATGGCAGAGCGGTGGCGGAGGCGCCTTGTCCGCAGCGGCGCCCAGGCAGGAGAGAGAAAGGAACAGCAGCAGGGATTTCATGGAGTGGGAGTGTTGGAAGGTGAAGATATCGGGCCTCCGAGCCCGATTGTCTGGTCCATGAGAATGTTCATGGTTTTCTTTCCGGACAGGCAGAAAATCCGGATGAGCAGGGTCTTTTCCTGTTTGGGGATGGCATGGAACCAATTCATTTCCCATTGATGACCGGATTTGTTGCCAAAATGGCTATGATGGCGGGCGTCCGGAGGGAGCTCCTTTCCCACGTGGTCTTTCAGGGAAAGAGAATGGAAAAGAATGTCCTCATCCCCGGCAATGGTTAGCCGCCAATAGGTAAATCCTTCCACGGGAATCAGCCCTTCATGGACTTGGGCCTTGACCGTGATGCTTTTTTTCTTTCCTTCCCTGTCCCGTTCAGGCAGAGGGATGGAAACGGCGTCTCCACCCAGGGTTATTGCCTGCCAGGGAAGCGCCTGCTTTTTGTCCGCCGCCAGAACGGGAATGGCTCCTTTCAGGGAAACGGACGTGGCCCGTGCATCCGGCAGGGAATCGGATGATAAATACATGTCCACCGTATAATCTTCCGCAAAATCTTCCGTATCGGCGGGTTTCAGGTGATGTAAAAAATCAATGCCCCGGAAGGAAAGATCCTTTCCGGTACTGTCGGTGACGGTCAATGCATCGGAAGCCAGGGGAAGGAGCGGAACATGCCCCGCTTGAGGCGTGATCCGGAAGGAAAAGGAAATGCCCGGATGGCCCTTCCTCTGGGAAAGGGACATTCCCGTGAAAAGGGCCTCCCATGGTCCTGTCTCCGGCTGCGCCTGCGCCGCGGGCAGGAATGCCAAGGACAGGAGAGCCGCGCGGCAAAAGTGCCATCTGCTTTTCATGCCGGGAATTAACGGTTGGAGAGCAATTCCTTCATGTCCGGCAGGCGGAAATGCAGGGGAGGAAGTTCCGTGCCGTAGGCGGCGGACTTTTCTTTCCGCAGGTTTTCCGCTTTTTCTTCCAGAGTACGTGCGGCGTTGAGAATCTTGCGCACTTCCTGGCGTCCACGGCCTATTTTGGAAGCGGCGCGTACGGGATCGGGCGTCAGTTCGGGGCCTCCCTTGAGGTATTTTTCAAAATACTGCTGGTAGTGTTCCGCCAGTTCCCTTCCGCGGGCAAACAGTTTCCTGTCTTCCTCCACAAAGGCGACCAGGTCCGGGTCCACGTCCCTGGTGCTCAGGTCTGCAAGGTCTTCGTCCCGGTCCTTCAGTATCTTGGCCGCCTGCCGGCTGCTTTCCTCCAAGCCCGGAAGAGTCGGATTCTTCTTCAGCTTGAGTAGCCGTTCCGCCAGTGCGTCGCTTTTTTCGGAATATTCCGTATTGATATCGGCCACCTTTTTACAGTAGGAGACGGATGGGTCGCCGCAGGAAATCATCAGAAATGCCGCCAGCAGGGGAACCAGGCGGCGCATGCAGGTCAGGGGAGTCATGGTTCTCTTTTAGCATTTCCTCAAACGGAAGCAAGAAGCTTTCGTGAAAATGAACGGACTGGAACAATTGCGGAAGGAACTGACGAACAGCAGATTTTCTTCACGGCCGCTCTTTCTCTACCGGGAGCGGCAATTCCACCACGCCGCAGCTGGAGCCGGGAACCAGCAGGATTTCCACTTCCAGGGGCAGTGTGGTGTCCGCCAGGAATCCCTCCGGAATGGAAATGCCGATAGGCTTGGAGCTTTGTCCGGGGGCGACTTTCTGCGGGGCGAAAATGTCCAGCACGACACGTCCGTTTTGAAGCACATTGAGTTTGCTGAAAGAGAAGGACTGCTCCTTGCACGTATTGTGCAGGGTTACGCCTTTGAGCGTTGCGGGGGCAAAGGGGCCGGGAACCGTGAATCTCAGAATGGTGGAACTTCCCGCTTCCACAGGAAGGGGAAGCCAGCAGGCGGCAATGGCCGACTGGAGGTTCAGGCTGGACGTCAGGTAGCCGGAGCCGTTGAGCCGTTCCATCATCAGGCGGGAGAGTTCCGTGGAAACGGGCATTCCCCAGCCCTGGGAGTACATCAGGGAAAGCAGGTACGCGGCTTCCTGGTCTCTGTACTGAAGCGCCATTCTCAGAAATCGGGCGGCCTGGGCGTAATCCCTTCTGGCCAGGGAGGGTTGCTGGGGTAGCCCGGGAAAGTAGGACGGAATGTCCATGAGCATGACGCCCAGATCCTTCATGGCCTCATAACAGCCTCCCGTGGCGGCCCGGTAAAGCCATTCCACGCCGTTTTCCGGTCTGGCGCCTCCGGGAAAGTCCGGTGCCATCAGCGCCTTGGCGAGCGCATATTGGGCGACGGGGTAGCCTTCCCTGGACAGTTGTTCCACTGCCGCCATATTGTCCGCCGTCACTTTCAGGCGTTCCGCGGTTCTGTTGCGGCCGGACGCCGGGGAGGAAACCAGGCGCATCAGCTCCCGGTAGGCGGGGTCCTCCCGCAGGGACTCGTCCTGAATGGCCGGGGCCGCAATGATGCGGATTTTTGGGAAAACCTCTTCCGTCCGGGACGGGTCTCCCTTCAAACAGGCCATCTGCACGGGAACCGGTTGCTGGGCGGCCGTTTCAAAGGCATACGTGTATGTTCGGTCCGTGTACAGCAGAGGGAGGGCCGGGAAAAAAAACGTGGTGGTGGACTGGCCGGGAACCGGGAATGAGGGAATGGGGTTGAGGGAGCGGTCCACCAAAACGCCGTTGGAATCCCGGATGGTCAGGTAGAGGTCCTCCCTGCCGTCCGGGGAAGAGG
Protein-coding sequences here:
- a CDS encoding glycosyltransferase; the encoded protein is MERICAIFSHYRRISLTEVCLRRLARQTVPLHRVVVADNGAGDGTLDGVKEQAAAGAYPFILEVIDMPGNTGNAGGIARGLERAFSFPDVDAVWILDDDSWPEPDALACLLSHKPGTDGMEWPCVRVCKVVDLEQDGELSWPMVLVDEKDGRRIHVTSRDTLPDAPFLLTGGAFLGALVPREIHDKVRGPTAGLFIRGEDEEYPWIISHAGFRTYLVSGSILHHPRPATGLVLVEVGGKAFYYEPGLDACRLYYKVRNWAWLQRFKHPHSPLFRWAACAGYAALCGVLIAVYNSWSPSKFRAVCLGVYRGACGRLAGPDE
- the mutL gene encoding DNA mismatch repair endonuclease MutL; protein product: MPTIHVMSPTLASQVAAGEVVERPASVVKELVENSLDAGAKSVRVEIRRGGVGLIRVTDDGCGMSREDASLCAKRHATSKLSSLEELFEITHLGFRGEAIPSIASVSRFKLCTRQQQALEGWEVRIDGGMEYEPRSSGVSPGTAIEVADLFYNTPARRKFLKSAETEASHVEHQIRLHALAFPQVRFTYRRDDQLVFDLPATTDLRVRISALTDPATAAALIPIEATTGPGISVSGYLLPLSEARRTRKGQYVFMNTRPVEDQLINRAIRDGYGGFPTGLHPALFLYMEVEPALVDVNVHPAKKEVRFRRAADVVNTIVEAIANTLQRHARQAPLPAAPTPDEQPSEPFPPPGPAGNEFETMVPSPVTISPPKIPVFTSPMERPQGTSETSPISPARPISLRQVPPTQGRLDFQDKACSRPDAAPGTERRTEKDLSADFKYLGTLHQQFALFETPEGLVLMHPKAARERIIFERLRAHRQAPMPSQHLLDPVMLDLDPRDFAVIQQFAPHFDQAGLTVTPFGQNTIRIESIPALLELDNAKAFLLELVDRLTQSEFSRNAKRMAYETFIAEIAKKSAWKERISPHRAPAILKELLACEVPYCTPAGKPTLVNYSIPEIKRKFGMQA
- the thiS gene encoding sulfur carrier protein ThiS, which produces MTAQDSIILNGVPYFLAEPCSVIRLLELLNMKGNPVVVEHNGSALLPRDFSRVTVVPGDTVEVVSIVAGG